In Tachypleus tridentatus isolate NWPU-2018 chromosome 7, ASM421037v1, whole genome shotgun sequence, a genomic segment contains:
- the LOC143256442 gene encoding inositol-trisphosphate 3-kinase A-like, translating to MKLVKTRSDVKTVMELFFSGHEIVCGQLLKRLKYIRNKFEHSPFFQRHEVIGSSILLVHDGQKAGAWIIDFAKTKPLSEGVMIDHVKSWSVGNHEDGYLFGLDNLISILEDCLKTES from the exons ATGAAACTCGTAAAAACCCGAAGTGACGTCAAAACTGTCATGGAGTTGTTCTTCAGTGGTCATGAAATTGTATGTGGTCAACTTTTAAAGAGGCTGAAATACATACGAAACAAGTTTGAACATTCGCCTTTCTTCCAGCGTCATGAG GTAATCGGGAGCAGTATTCTGCTGGTTCATGATGGACAGAAGGCTGGTGCTTGGATTATTGACTTCGCTAAAACCAAACCCTTATCGGAAGGTGTTATGATTGATCATGTCAAGTCTTGGTCCGTCGGAAATCACGAAGATGGATATCTTTTCGGATTAGACAATCTTATTTCT ATCTTAGAAGACTGTCTTAAAACCGAAAGCTAG